In Spirochaeta thermophila DSM 6578, the following proteins share a genomic window:
- the gap gene encoding type I glyceraldehyde-3-phosphate dehydrogenase — protein MKIAINGFGRIGRNVFKIALEKGVEVVGINDLTDTKTLAYLLKYDSTQGKFPGTVDYDDQHLIVNGKKYRVTAERNPKNIPWGESPDVVIESTGVFRSRSGEKGGYGDHLLNEKYPAKKVILTVPAKDKIDRTIVIGVNDDDLKPEDQCISNASCTTNCLAPLVKVLHENFGIESGMMTTVHAYTNDQVILDMPHKDLRRGRSCAVSIIPTTTGAAAAIGKVIPELQGKLDGVALRVPVPTGSITDFVAILKKNVSVEEVNDAFKKAAEGELKGILQYCEDPIVSADIVHNPHSSIFDAQSTMVLGGNIVKVFSWYDNEWGYSNRVVDLVKKLEPYC, from the coding sequence ATGAAGATCGCTATCAACGGATTCGGAAGGATCGGGCGGAATGTATTCAAGATTGCGCTCGAGAAGGGTGTCGAGGTCGTCGGTATCAACGATCTCACCGATACCAAGACCCTCGCGTATCTCCTCAAATACGATTCCACTCAGGGCAAGTTCCCCGGAACCGTGGACTACGACGATCAGCATCTCATCGTGAACGGGAAGAAGTACCGCGTGACCGCTGAGCGGAATCCCAAGAACATACCGTGGGGCGAGTCCCCGGACGTGGTGATCGAGTCCACGGGCGTATTCCGCTCGAGGTCGGGCGAGAAGGGAGGTTACGGCGACCACCTCCTCAATGAGAAGTATCCTGCCAAGAAGGTGATCCTCACCGTGCCGGCGAAGGACAAGATCGACAGGACCATCGTGATCGGGGTGAACGATGACGACCTCAAGCCCGAGGATCAGTGCATCTCGAACGCTTCCTGTACCACCAACTGCCTCGCTCCCCTCGTGAAGGTGCTTCACGAGAATTTCGGGATCGAGTCCGGTATGATGACCACGGTGCACGCCTATACCAACGATCAGGTGATCCTCGACATGCCCCACAAGGACCTCCGGAGGGGAAGGTCGTGCGCGGTCTCGATCATCCCCACCACCACGGGTGCCGCTGCGGCCATCGGCAAGGTGATTCCCGAGCTTCAGGGCAAGCTCGACGGAGTGGCCCTCCGGGTTCCCGTGCCCACCGGCTCCATCACCGACTTCGTAGCGATTCTGAAGAAGAACGTGAGCGTCGAAGAGGTGAACGATGCCTTCAAGAAGGCCGCCGAGGGCGAGCTCAAGGGCATCCTCCAGTACTGCGAGGATCCGATCGTCTCGGCCGACATCGTCCACAACCCTCATTCTTCCATTTTCGATGCGCAGAGTACCATGGTGCTCGGTGGCAACATCGTGAAGGTCTTCTCCTGGTATGACAACGAGTGGGGTTACTCCAACCGGGTGGTCGACCTCGTGAAGAAGCTCGAACCCTACTGCTGA
- a CDS encoding phosphoglycerate kinase: MELKTVKDIEVRGKKVLVRVDFNVPLKDGVITDDTRIRAALPTLQYLLDQGAALIVMSHLGRPKGERKPEYSLSPVAERLGELLGREVKMAPDCVGPEVERMAEALTPGEVLLLENVRFHKEETSNDPDFAKKLASLGEVYVNDAFGSAHRAHASTEGVAHLLPAAAGFLMEKEVKFLSYVLENPEKPFVAVIGGAKVSTKIGVLESLLSKCTAMVIGGGMAYTFLKVQGHSIGNSLYEEESADTARSFLEKAGELGVEVILPEDHLVASEFSEQAKAEYVDAVDIPEGKVGMDIGPRTVEKACARIRGAKTVVWNGPMGVFEFPAFAEGTRKVAEAIAECKGTTVVGGGDSVAAANAFGVADKMTHVSTGGGASLEFLEGKPLPGIEVLKK, encoded by the coding sequence ATGGAATTGAAGACCGTGAAGGATATAGAGGTGAGGGGCAAGAAGGTCCTCGTGCGTGTGGACTTCAATGTGCCTCTCAAGGACGGAGTGATTACCGACGACACCCGCATTCGTGCTGCGCTTCCCACCCTGCAGTACCTGCTCGACCAGGGGGCTGCGCTCATCGTCATGAGTCATCTCGGGAGACCGAAGGGTGAGAGGAAGCCGGAGTACAGCCTTTCCCCCGTGGCCGAGCGTCTCGGAGAACTCCTTGGCCGGGAGGTGAAAATGGCGCCGGATTGCGTGGGGCCGGAGGTGGAGCGGATGGCCGAGGCGCTCACGCCGGGTGAAGTCCTCCTCCTCGAGAACGTGAGATTCCACAAGGAAGAGACCAGCAACGACCCCGATTTTGCGAAAAAGCTCGCCTCTCTCGGTGAGGTGTATGTGAACGACGCCTTCGGGAGTGCGCACCGGGCCCATGCCTCCACCGAAGGGGTCGCTCACCTCCTTCCCGCGGCGGCGGGATTCCTCATGGAGAAGGAGGTCAAGTTTCTCTCCTACGTCCTCGAGAATCCCGAGAAGCCGTTCGTTGCGGTCATCGGCGGGGCGAAGGTCTCTACGAAGATCGGTGTCCTCGAATCCCTCCTCTCCAAGTGCACCGCCATGGTGATCGGCGGAGGCATGGCCTATACCTTCCTCAAGGTGCAGGGCCACTCCATCGGGAACTCGCTCTACGAGGAGGAGTCCGCCGACACCGCACGTTCCTTCCTCGAAAAGGCCGGGGAGCTGGGGGTGGAGGTGATCCTCCCCGAGGATCACCTGGTGGCCTCGGAGTTCTCTGAGCAGGCGAAGGCGGAGTACGTGGATGCGGTGGATATCCCTGAGGGTAAGGTGGGCATGGACATCGGCCCCCGCACCGTGGAGAAGGCGTGTGCGCGCATCCGTGGGGCGAAGACGGTGGTGTGGAACGGTCCCATGGGGGTCTTCGAGTTCCCGGCATTTGCAGAGGGCACCAGAAAGGTGGCCGAGGCGATCGCCGAGTGCAAAGGTACCACTGTGGTGGGCGGTGGTGATTCGGTGGCGGCGGCGAATGCCTTCGGTGTGGCCGACAAGATGACCCACGTCTCCACCGGTGGTGGAGCCTCTCTGGAATTCCTGGAGGGCAAGCCCCTTCCCGGTATCGAAGTGTTGAAGAAGTAA
- the tpiA gene encoding triose-phosphate isomerase gives MTERRPFIAGNWKMHKTTGEARALAEALVENLKDCPHKVMVAPPFTALSAVREVLKGSPILLGAQNMCSVREGAHTGEISVLMLKDLDVSVVILGHSERRLIYGETDRLINEKVRLALEEGMEVILCVGETLEQREAGKAEQVVEEQVKRGLDGVAPEDLSRVTIAYEPVWAIGTGRTARPEDADAMHRHIRRTVASLHGTDAAEALIIQYGGSVKPSNIKALMAMENIDGALVGGASLSAENFLPIVNFHLE, from the coding sequence GTGACTGAGAGACGGCCTTTCATCGCAGGAAACTGGAAGATGCACAAGACGACAGGGGAGGCTCGTGCCCTTGCGGAGGCCCTTGTGGAGAACCTCAAGGACTGCCCCCACAAGGTGATGGTCGCTCCTCCCTTCACTGCCCTCTCCGCGGTGCGGGAGGTGCTGAAGGGATCCCCTATCCTCTTGGGGGCACAGAACATGTGTTCCGTGAGGGAGGGCGCCCACACCGGTGAGATCTCCGTCCTCATGCTCAAGGATCTCGATGTCTCGGTGGTGATACTGGGCCATTCCGAACGACGTCTCATCTATGGAGAGACCGACAGGCTCATCAACGAAAAGGTACGCCTCGCGCTCGAAGAGGGGATGGAGGTCATCCTCTGCGTGGGGGAGACCCTCGAACAGAGGGAGGCCGGCAAGGCAGAACAGGTGGTCGAGGAGCAGGTGAAGCGAGGGCTCGATGGAGTGGCCCCGGAGGATCTCTCCCGTGTGACCATCGCGTATGAACCGGTATGGGCCATCGGGACGGGGCGGACCGCGCGACCTGAAGATGCCGACGCGATGCACAGGCACATCCGCAGGACCGTTGCAAGTCTACACGGTACGGATGCGGCGGAGGCCCTCATCATCCAATATGGGGGCTCCGTGAAGCCGAGCAATATCAAGGCGCTCATGGCGATGGAGAATATCGACGGGGCGCTGGTGGGCGGCGCCTCCCTCTCCGCGGAGAACTTCCTGCCCATCGTAAACTTTCATCTGGAGTGA
- the secG gene encoding preprotein translocase subunit SecG yields the protein MAILGVFLIVVFVITSLLLILLVLLQDEQGEGLGGIFGGGGASQVFGVQSDNILSKGTKILGVIFFLCVIGIAWVYRTPEAESVLTTARQEKMEQGVRWWEEELPAGEEATVPAEQEMESGTGASSSE from the coding sequence ATGGCAATACTGGGTGTCTTTCTGATCGTGGTGTTCGTCATCACCTCTCTCCTCCTCATACTCCTTGTCCTGCTCCAGGATGAGCAGGGTGAGGGGCTCGGCGGTATATTCGGTGGAGGAGGGGCCTCCCAGGTCTTCGGAGTCCAGTCCGACAACATCCTCAGTAAGGGGACCAAGATTCTCGGTGTGATCTTTTTCCTCTGCGTGATCGGGATCGCCTGGGTCTACAGGACTCCGGAGGCCGAGAGCGTCCTCACCACGGCCCGTCAGGAGAAGATGGAGCAGGGGGTAAGGTGGTGGGAGGAGGAACTCCCCGCCGGTGAGGAGGCGACAGTGCCCGCAGAGCAGGAGATGGAGAGCGGGACCGGGGCCTCTTCGTCCGAGTGA